TCCCTCGCGTTTGCTGCCCCCGCCGATCTTCATGACGAGATAGATGCGGGTCTCCGTGTTCTTCTCATCCTGAGCGTAGCGGCGAATTTCCTTAAGGCTGTCGGCGGAAAACTTCTCTGGATAGTGACATCTCTCGCAGGTGAATTGTGCTGGTCGCAAGGTCTTTACGTAGATAGGGGTCTCATACCTTTGAGTCACCGCAAAGATGATGTGTCGGATCTCTCTGGCTTTGCGCGGCACGGCCATGAGAAAGCTTTCCTGGCCCAGATGGCAATCCACACAGGCGACGCGTGCGTGGGGCGAGATCTGATAGGCCGTGTATTCAGGGACGTTCTGATGACAGACAGTGCCACAAAATTCGGGGCTATTGGTGTACTCCCAGGCGGTCACCCCGCCGGCGAAGAGGAGGCTTCCAACGGCGAAGACGAGCGCGCCGCCGAACAGATAGAGGCGCCGGGAATCCGCTCGTAGCCACACCAGGAATCTCCTCACCTTTTTCACCTCGCCATCGGGTTAATTGTCAGGCGCTCCCGCTCGAATCCAAGCAATCACCATCGCTAACTCGTCATCTGTGAACTTGCCAGGATGCTGCTCTCGTTGTTTTCTCACCAACAGGCTTTGCTCCGGCTGGCCAGCCACGACCGCAGGGCCACTATCCCCGCCTTTCATGACCGCTTCATAAGAGGTCAAATCCAGCCCGCCCAGCGTCCCGTGACACGCCTGGCATTTCGCCTTAAAGATGGGGAGGAGGTCTTGCTGAAAGCTTACGCTGGCGGAGGCAGTTGCCATCGGCGTGGCGGTGGCTTGCTCTTGATGGCAATTCAGACAACTCGCATTCGGCCAGCCCGCGTGGTCGGCCGGCATAGGACGTATTGTGTTACCGATGTCATGGCAGAGCAAGCAGTTCTCACGTCCCTCTAGCGGATGCGGGATCGCCGAGGCGAGGCCAGTGCGGGCGGCTGCCGGGGTAGGCGTCGCTGGCGGTGTAGGGGAGGGTGTCGGCGTAGAGGTGCTGGTAGGGGTAGGGGTGGGCGTCGCCGGGACGAAGGCGACCACCGTCGCACGCCGGGGCAGCGTGGTGATGGCCGTCTCCTCGTAGGTGACAAACTCATAAAGGCCGAATAGAAGTAGCGCGGCGAGCGCAGTCGCCACAGGAAGGTACACGCGCTCACGACGGGCTCGCGTCTCCGCATCCGGCAGCGGCGGCATCTGCCCCGACTCGATGCGTGCTAGCTCCAGCGGATGCTCGTGACGCATCTCCTCTTCCGTGATTTTGCCGGTGAAGATGCTCTTGTTGAAACGTTTGATGTGGACGTGGTACACATGCCAGGTGAGGATTGAGAGCACGGCCAAAATCGCCTCGCCACCGTGAGCCGCCTTAGCCGCTGGGATCACATCGCCAGGCAAGAAGCGGGTAGTTGTGATCGGGTTCCACAACATGAAGCCAGTGACGACCATGATAAGGGTTCCCCAGACTACTGCCCAGTATTCGATTTTCTCTACGTAGGTGTAGCGATCCATCTGAGGGCGCTGCTTGGACAGGCCCAGGTTGTACCGGATGTCGCCCAGCCAATCCTTCACGTCTTTGAATTGCGGCAGGATGCTCGCCGGCCGTCGAAGCACGAAGAAGCGGTAGCCGGCTGCAACGATATGAAAGATGACCTCCAACATAAGCACGACGGCGGCGATGCGGTGCATTTGGCGGACCATCTCGATCCCGCCCAGGATGGCGATTAGCCCCTCAGCCCAACGGTTTCCCACATACT
The window above is part of the Anaerolineae bacterium genome. Proteins encoded here:
- a CDS encoding cytochrome b/b6 domain-containing protein translates to MAAQHPRTYQRFTLTERIEHLVLMISFIVLALTGLPQKYVGNRWAEGLIAILGGIEMVRQMHRIAAVVLMLEVIFHIVAAGYRFFVLRRPASILPQFKDVKDWLGDIRYNLGLSKQRPQMDRYTYVEKIEYWAVVWGTLIMVVTGFMLWNPITTTRFLPGDVIPAAKAAHGGEAILAVLSILTWHVYHVHIKRFNKSIFTGKITEEEMRHEHPLELARIESGQMPPLPDAETRARRERVYLPVATALAALLLFGLYEFVTYEETAITTLPRRATVVAFVPATPTPTPTSTSTPTPSPTPPATPTPAAARTGLASAIPHPLEGRENCLLCHDIGNTIRPMPADHAGWPNASCLNCHQEQATATPMATASASVSFQQDLLPIFKAKCQACHGTLGGLDLTSYEAVMKGGDSGPAVVAGQPEQSLLVRKQREQHPGKFTDDELAMVIAWIRAGAPDN